In Vespa crabro chromosome 13, iyVesCrab1.2, whole genome shotgun sequence, one DNA window encodes the following:
- the LOC124428597 gene encoding uncharacterized protein LOC124428597 — MIPIFYVLLFFGLNHVESMELPSIFQVEDSINRTINEVERLINENPSLPRLSRSDIVEILYNITSKDLEAYGNKDKIEKGRKMYQRALMIVLPYKARESSENLKDLYTKPPIVQMISDSTSGERLEMVFNNDRSKENSGSSESIDNFVEKNRYKNHREIYSEVRPKESLLKETLTPGLAPIRFSFNLEKLENNRYTNQETTTIDDDIFFPTTTVTTVDNYQVQDINQVLDKKNDNEKSTTEELTIDLTPSKFKQDILYSDQWRYHAPPPQNIPNEKLENPSVSKTVTTYPEIQQDEKSSTIFVTPLSLNSQTSKLNTTLILNSGGFRGATSSTSTERTWTEPMKQQVMNLLASIGLRPDNERNIENLFDENKNIYNVQYERSKIPNANGIVYSHTTSPLATSNTDSPSIADQNTFEVGHFDLNKGMENLTPDVRLLFQKFGLQSSNDQRPNATITVTDRVPTNVYKSFKPLPTSSGVEDEEMREFFARFGLGHKRQFKAMKTEVPSVIEVVPVNMRTILENIGLISNSRRNSKNSINYTLEESKSKYHVFKPHETTFKDENQRSKINELLDTVKLVQQGKADVKDFQKAATDLLKNTKTLSSGPDPLSLEEIIRVYNEDLKNEVKRQEEDTKSSTSAENSTESSTISETESTETTEEPTTTSDSVKAPVESNTATETAKTKSEPTSTTTTSTTTNRNLLDLESSFGGSTRAPDPVLPTKRKNGLYFLVDWNTFLEVGEDGSEKIDLRFQPKVGDRSRFLPVTVP; from the exons ATg ATCCCTATTTTCTACGTACTCTTATTTTTTGGTCTAAATCATGTCGAATCGATGGAACTTCCATCGATATTCCAAGTGGAAGATTCGATCAATCGAACGATCAACGAAGTTGAAAGATTGATCAATGAAAATCCAAGTTTGCCTCGATTATCTCGAAGCGATATCGTAGAGATTTTATACAATATCACGTCGAAGGATTTAGAAGCGTATGGGAATAAAGATAAGATCGAAAAAGGACGGAAAATGTATCAGAGAGCTCTAATGATCGTTTTGCCGTACAAAGCAAGAGAATCATCggaaaatttaaaagatttatacACAAAACCGCCGATAGTCCAAATGATATCGGACTCAACCAGTGGTGAACGTCTTGAAATGGTTTTCaacaacgatcgatcgaaagaaaatagtgGATCGTCGGAATCGATCGACaatttcgtagaaaaaaatcgatacaAAAATCATCGAGAAATTTATTCGGAGGTACGACCTAAAGAATCGTTATTAAAGGAGACTCTAACTCCTGGATTAGCGCCGATCAGATTTAGTTTCAACTTGGAGAAATTGGAAAATAATCGTTACACCAATCAAGAAACGACAACGATCgatgatgatattttttttcctaccaCCACCGTTACTACCGTAGACAATTATCAGGTTCAAGATATCAATCAGGTTCTTGATAAAAAGAACGACAACGAGAAATCAACTACCGAGGAATTAACGATCGATTTGACTCCGTCTAAATTCAAACaagatattctttattcagATCAATGGCGTTATCATGCCCCACCGCCTCAAAATATTCCGAATGAAAAGCTCGAGAATCCGTCGGTCAGTAAAACGGTCACGACATATCCCGAAATTCAACAAGATGAAAAATCATCGACGATATTTGTAACTCCGCTCTCATTAAATTCTCAAACATCGAAATTAAATACAACGTTGATCTTAAATTCTGGTGGATTTCGTGGAGCAACGAGTAGTACGTCGACCGAGAGAACTTGGACCGAACCAATGAAACAACAGGTTATGAATTTATTAGCTTCAATTGGTTTGCGTCCTGACAATGAAAGAAACATTGAAAATCTTttcgacgaaaataaaaatatttacaacgtTCAATACGAACGATCAAAGATTCCTAACGCAAATGGCATAGTTTATTCCCATACAACATCCCCTCTAGCAACATCTAATACGGATTCCCCGTCGATCGCAGATCAAAATACTTTCGAGGTTGGTCATTTTGATTTGAACAAAGGTATGGAAAATTTAACGCCCGATGTGCGATTGCTCTTTCAAAAATTTGGCCTTCAAAGTTCCAATGATCAAAGACCTAACGCAACTATTACCGTAACCGATCGTGTACCTACGAATGTGTACAAAAGTTTTAAGCCTTTGCCGACTTCGTCTGGTGTAGAAGATGAAGAGATGAGAGAATTTTTCGCGAGATTTGGACTTGGTCATAAAAGGCAATTCAAGGCTATGAAAACGGAGGTTCCATCGGTGATCGAAGTTGTTCCCGTTAACATGAGGacgatattagaaaatattggaTTGATCTCGAATTCTCGTAGGAATAgcaaaaattcaattaattatactttggAAGAGAGCAAATCCAAATATCACGTTTTCAAGCCGCACGAAACGACTTTTAAGGATGAGAATCAAAGATCAAAGATCAATGAACTTTTAGATACGGTTAAATTGGTTCAACAAGGTAAAGCTGATGTTAAGGATTTTCAAAAAGCTGCTACAGATTTATTGAAGAATACAAAGACTTTGTCCAGTGGTCCAGATCCTTTGAGTTTAGAAGAAATTATTAGGGTCTATAACGAAGATCTTAAAAATGAAGTGAAGAGACAGGAAGAGGATACTAAAAGTTCGACGAGTGCAGAGAATTCTACCGAATCGAGTACGATCTCAGAAACTG AATCGACAGAAACGACGGAAGAACCGACTACGACATCGGATTCTGTAAAAGCTCCCGTCGAATCGAATACAGCAACGGAAACGGCAAAAACGAAATCGGAACCAACATCCACGACGACAACGTCGACCACAACCAATAGGAATTTATTAGATTTAGAAAGTTCATTTGGTGGAAGTACACGAGCACCAGATCCTGTTTTACCAaccaaaagaaagaatggtTTATACTTTTTAGTAGATTGGAACACATTTCTCGAAGTTGGCGAGGATGGTAGCGAGAAGATCGATTTAAGATTTCAACCAAAAGTTGGCGACAGGTCAAGGTTTTTGCCGGTAACTGTACCTTGA
- the LOC124428625 gene encoding uncharacterized protein LOC124428625: protein MENVSWLIILSLCASLVNCLDLGPVVRIAQCRSQCLKRYSTDGTCDWFSSRSENICSECWQNCEAVEKRWEETSKTICEGEHYTQCPACQIACSYRKTRVAEKYLPSMLPAPKKGPINLDNFDVAIVMRKVHKQWKDTGYYPGGRVPNLRPDTWIIVVTEQGMKQYSWQEWVPTLECLKEGLLYEATVSWKDVSIQLRKQQDLEQKRFNDRVRQFFLEKYGEKVLTEWRSQEDSQISEEVFRRFFFRRKDERNDEVLEADGSPSTNGNSFEDLIIEKDGFSKKKESYIVSWEPETGGLIGNQVTDSNSVQISLFPGTKYLVRIASNEGPGSFPIEVDTRPGSIQVKRVKRNFQDLYPWDVSAACISAVIIIFAITIAKFLRRKKKINVEDV, encoded by the exons ATGGAAAACGTTTCATGGCTGATAATTTTAAGTTTGTGCGCGAGTCTAGTTAATTGTTTGGATCTCGGTCCGGTCGTTAGGATCGCACAGTGTAGATCACAGTGTCTTAAAAGATATAGCACCGATGGAACGTGCGACTGGTTCTCGAGTCGATCAGAAAACATTTGCAGTGag TGCTGGCAAAATTGCGAGGCCGTGGAAAAACGATGGGAGGAAACTAGTAAAACTATTTGCGAAGGCGAACACTATACTCAA tgtCCAGCTTGTCAGATAGCATGTTCCTATCGAAAAACGAGAGTAGCAGAAAAGTATCTCCCCTCGATGTTACCAGCACCAAAAAAGGGTCCAATAAACTTGGACAATTTCGACGTGGCCATAGTGATGCGAAAAGTACATAAACAATGGAAAGACACGGGTTATTATCCAGGTGGAAGAGTACCAAATCTCCGACCAGACACTTGGATAATTGTTGTCACAGAACAAGGTATGAAGCAATACAGTTGGCAAGAGTGGGTGCCCACTTTGGAGTGTTTGAAGGAAGGATTATTATACGAGGCTACTGTATCGTGGAAAGATGTATCGATACAGCTTAGAAAACAACAAGATCTTGAACAAAAGAGATTCAATGATAGAGTAAGACAAttctttcttgaaaaatatgGTGAAAAAGTTTTAACAGAATGGAGGAGCCAAGAGGATTCACAAATTTCCGAAGAAGTCTTTAGGAGATTTTTCTTCAGAAGAAAGGACGAACGTAACGATGAAGTTCTAGAAGCCGATGGTAGTCCATCGACTAATGGCAACTCCTTCGAAGATTTAATCATCGAGAAAGATGGGttctcgaaaaaaaaggaatcataTATAGTATCCTGGGAACCAGAAACTGGAGGTCTCATCGGCAATCAAGTAACAGATTCCAACTCGGTTCAAATCTCCCTTTTTCCTGGTACCAAATATCTCGTAAGGATAGCATCGAACGAAGGTCCTGGTAGTTTCCCCATCGAGGTCGATACCAGACCGGGTTCCATCCAAGTCAAACGAGTGAAGAGAAATTTCCAAGATTTGTATCCCTGGGATGTCTCTGCTGCCTGTATTTCCGCCGTGATCATAATCTTTGCTATTACTATCGCAAAGTTtttaagaaggaagaagaaaataaacgtcgaagacgtttaa
- the LOC124428628 gene encoding organic solute transporter alpha-like protein 3, which yields MEIFENRSNFDCDLDYVPSAIEHVESLGTFAIVLVCIGAIFSTMTLYLAIDATCNVLSQKETGLYKSNVISILLIYPIASICSLIAIAMPRAQLLSEAVTQVFLTVSFYRLYLLLIDVGRRKITKAPLLMLKVGPCCCWPCLPFPNLDMIDSRLTWIRLIILQLPIIQGLLYFIMLIMALDEQYTLPTYSEWFQPFIVISILFALYGLTITTKSLHAVAPEAKLNFKTAVSQMVLMFSKAQAGIIRILTYTGIFPCRPPLSPKIYSNVTQNTLMLIEMLLLCVAARYLYYVDLEGKKNSLTTDRPKDKLHNMTNNKDVPEQVSTKIAIVYNS from the exons ATGGAAATTTTTGAGAATCGTTCGAACTTTGATTGCGATCTCGATTATGTGCCCTCTGCGATCGAGCATGTAGAAA gtTTAGGTACATTTGCAATTGTCCTGGTATGCATTGGAGCAATATTTTCAACTATGACGTTATACTTGGCCATAGATGCTACTTGCAACGTTCTTTCGCAAAAAGAAACGGGTCTTTACAAATCTAATGTCATTAgcattttattgatatatccGATAGCGAGTATTTGCAGTTTGATAGCGATAGCAATGCCAAG GGCACAATTATTATCGGAGGCAGTCACTCAAGTTTTCTTGACAGTGTCTTTTTATCGTCtgtatcttcttcttatcGACGTTGGTCGtcgaaaaataacgaaagcGCCCTTGTTGATGCTGAAAGTTGGCCCTTGCTGTTGCTGGCCATGCTTACCCTTTCCTAATCTCGATATGATAGATTCTCGTTTAACTTGGATTCGATTGATTATTCTTCAACTTCCTATTATACAG GGTTTACTATACTTCATCATGCTGATTATGGCTTTGGATGAACAATATACATTACCAACGTACTCTGAATGGTTTCAACCATTCATAGTGATTAGTATACTATTTGCATTGTATGGTTTAACGATCACCACGAAAAGTCTACATGCCGTAGCTCCAG AAGCCAAACTGAATTTTAAAACTGCGGTGTCTCAGATGGTCTTGATGTTTTCCAAAGCCCAAGCTGGTATTATTAGGATTCTCACTTACACCGGCATCTTTCCTTGCAGGCCACCATTGTCACCGAAAATTTATTCCAATG TGACGCAAAATACCCTGATGCTAATCGAAATGCTGCTGCTCTGTGTTGCGGCGAGGTATCTTTATTATGTCGAcctggaaggaaaaaaaaattcgttgaCAACAGATCGGCCAAAAGACAAGCTGCACAATATGACGAATAACAAGGACGTACCTGAACAAGTTTCAACAAAGATCGCTATTGTTTATAACtcttga
- the LOC124428596 gene encoding delta-like protein 1, which yields MLLPILACLSLLIGHRELVPTNNGIIIGTTTIFGLVTLPYGFAAGPRYVPKWKKQACEIPASQHPNSHYVCDEAGEVKCLLGWTGDLCDVPICRKGCDPLQGFCRRPGECRCKIGFYGELCDKCVALPGCQHGRCNVSFECACDPGWKGLFCSEPICAQDCLSSQGYCNKPGECRCRLGWQGPKCKQCAVLPGCVHGTCQGPLECRCEPGWTGLLCQTPICAPGCSKEHGGCRRPDTCRCRVGWTGKNCTECVPYPGCMHGSCKRPWECRCESGWSSDLCDEKLTYCEDHSDICRNNGTCVSMTPEDGDYRCICPIGYIGRQCQIKTTVPSTELTPPMPDPGSDLSIDPQRVSVKPEPVENGNVSEEMETAEPLGPIAITDPPSTIDPSATAGKWPTESPTYSPSIEDDEENET from the exons ATGCTACTTCCTATTCTTGCTTGTTTAAGCCTTTTAATTGGTCACCGTGAACTTGTTCCTACGAACAATGGAATTATCATAGGGACAACAACTATTTTTGGACTTGTCACGTTACCTTATGGTTTTGCTGCTGGTCCTAG atatGTTCCAAAATGGAAGAAACAAGCTTGTGAGATTCCAGCGTCTCAGCATCCAAATTCTCATTACGTTTGTGACGAAGCTGGTGAAGTGAAATGTTTGCTAG GTTGGACCGGTGATCTTTGTGATGTACCAATCTGTCGAAAAGGCTGCGATCCCCTTCAAGGTTTTTGTCGACGTCCAGGTGAATGCAGGTGCAAGATCGGATTCTACGGTGAGCTATGCGACAAATGTGTGGCTCTACCTGGTTGCCAGCATGGAAG GTGTAACGTGAGTTTCGAATGTGCCTGTGATCCCGGATGGAAAGGATTGTTCTGTTCCGAACCGATCTGTGCTCAGGATTGTTTATCGAGTCAAGGATATTGTAACAAGCCAGGAGAATGCAG GTGCCGGTTAGGCTGGCAAGGACCAAAATGCAAACAGTGCGCTGTTTTACCAGGATGCGTTCATGGAACTTGTCAAGGGCCACTGGAGTGTCGATGTGAGCCTGGCTGGACTGGATTATTGTGTCAGACTC CCATCTGCGCGCCAGGATGTAGCAAAGAACACGGTGGATGTCGTCGACCTGATACCTGCAGATGTCGTGTCGGTTGGACAGGTAAAAATTGTACCGAATGCGTACCATATCCAGGATGTATGCACGGTTCCTGTAAAAGACCATGGGAATGTAGATGCGAATCTGGTTGGTCCAGTGATCTTTGCGACGAGAAATTAACTTATTGCGAGGATCATTCTGATATCTGTCGAAATAACGGGACTTGTGTCAGCATGACACCGGAAGACGGTGATTACag GTGTATTTGTCCGATCGGTTACATTGGCCGTCAATGTCAAATTAAAACGACGGTACCGTCTACCGAGTTGACACCTCCCATGCCGGATCCTGGATCAGATTTATCAATCGATCCGCAAAGAGTATCGGTCAAGCCTGAACCCGTTGAAAATGGAAATGTCAGTGAGGAAATGGAAACTGCCGAACCGCTAGGCCCTATAGCGATCACCGATCCACCTTCGACCATTGATCCTTCGGCAACAGCAGGAAAATGGCCGACTGAGTCACCAACCTATTCACCATCCATCGAAGACGATGAAGAAAACGAGACGTGA